From a region of the Methylomonas rapida genome:
- a CDS encoding phytoene/squalene synthase family protein yields the protein MNGPQPLITNPQLLSQLSDAELQAVLLEGVSRTFALTIPQLPENLYPAVANAYLLCRIVDTIEDEISLNAEQKKRFCSEFIQIVKTGEGAQAFADELAPLLSTQTIPAEHSLIHLIPRVIAITHSLDRAQIEALACCVETMANGMPVYQALDLRAGLKTMKDMDDYCYYVAGCVGEMLAKLFCHYSPQIDAHRDELLKLSVSFGQGLQMTNILKDIWDDAQRGVCWLPQDIFTETGFNLADLTPTTNDERFRKGLEHLISIAHGHLQNALTYTQLLPRHETGIRNFCLWALGMAVLTLKKIKQNLSFNESSQVKISRNSVKATILACKLSARSNLLLSLLFNLTSQGLKTPGWQYLPESHTGQ from the coding sequence ATGAACGGACCTCAACCACTCATTACCAACCCGCAATTGCTTTCGCAATTATCAGACGCGGAACTACAGGCAGTTTTACTCGAAGGAGTCTCACGGACTTTTGCGCTCACCATTCCCCAGCTGCCGGAGAATCTGTACCCTGCCGTTGCCAACGCCTATTTGTTGTGCCGTATCGTCGACACGATCGAAGACGAAATCTCGCTGAACGCGGAACAAAAAAAACGTTTTTGCAGCGAATTCATCCAAATCGTCAAAACAGGCGAAGGTGCTCAAGCTTTTGCCGATGAACTCGCGCCTTTACTTTCGACACAAACCATTCCCGCCGAACACAGCCTGATTCATTTGATCCCTAGGGTCATTGCGATCACGCACAGCCTGGATCGGGCGCAAATTGAAGCCTTGGCTTGTTGCGTGGAAACGATGGCGAACGGCATGCCGGTCTATCAAGCCCTGGACCTGCGGGCCGGCCTGAAAACCATGAAAGACATGGATGATTACTGTTATTACGTAGCCGGCTGCGTCGGAGAAATGCTGGCCAAGCTGTTTTGTCACTACTCGCCGCAAATCGACGCGCATCGCGACGAATTACTGAAACTTTCCGTATCATTCGGCCAAGGCTTGCAAATGACCAACATTCTGAAAGACATCTGGGATGATGCTCAGCGTGGCGTGTGCTGGCTGCCGCAAGACATTTTCACCGAAACCGGCTTCAACCTGGCGGACTTGACGCCAACCACCAACGACGAACGCTTTCGCAAAGGACTGGAGCACCTGATCAGCATCGCGCACGGTCATTTGCAGAACGCCTTGACCTATACCCAATTACTGCCTCGCCACGAAACGGGCATTCGCAACTTCTGCCTGTGGGCGCTGGGCATGGCGGTGTTGACACTGAAAAAGATCAAGCAAAACCTGAGCTTCAACGAATCCAGCCAGGTCAAGATCAGCCGGAATAGCGTCAAGGCCACGATTTTGGCCTGCAAGCTCAGCGCGCGCAGCAACCTGTTACTTTCATTACTTTTCAATCTGACCAGCCAGGGACTAAAGACACCTGGTTGGCAGTACTTACCCGAATCGCACACTGGACAATAA